Proteins from a genomic interval of Bacteroidota bacterium:
- a CDS encoding xylose ABC transporter ATP-binding protein produces the protein MAFLQLKNISKHFSGVHALRNVSFSVEQGEVHAICGENGAGKSTLIKILGGIYPAHSFDGEVLFEGSRTNFSGIKDAEEAGVVVIHQELALVKYMSVAENIFLGREPNSAGVIDYHKMYSDTSSLLQQLGLNINPQKQVVELGIGEQQLVEIAKAINKKARILILDEPTTALSEKETSKLLGIIRELKAKGVTCVYISHKLGEVLSIADCVTVMRDGQYIATKKVSEITERELVSQMVGREITDFYPKRNLQRGEVLMSVKDFSLFDPDIPDKKKIDHVSFDIYRGEILGIAGLMGAGRTELLTGLFGAWNGKKSGEVMLKGKVHDLTVPQKAIENYIALVPEDRKRHGLLTESSINTNLNLASLLDVASGGLVRGSKASKRSKETIIQVGIRCKDAEVEVKTLSGGNQQKVVLGKWLLTNPDILFLDEPTRGVDVGAKAEIYELMNQMVSKGMAVVMVSSDLPEVIGMSDRVLVLHEGKLGAEFIGKAISQEQIMMAATGQN, from the coding sequence ATGGCTTTTCTCCAACTCAAGAATATTTCCAAACATTTCTCCGGAGTTCATGCTTTGAGGAATGTCTCCTTCTCTGTGGAGCAGGGAGAAGTTCATGCTATATGTGGCGAGAATGGTGCTGGCAAATCCACTTTGATTAAAATTCTCGGAGGTATTTATCCTGCGCATAGTTTTGATGGTGAAGTTCTGTTTGAGGGAAGCCGCACTAATTTCTCAGGAATCAAAGATGCGGAAGAAGCGGGTGTAGTCGTTATTCACCAAGAACTTGCTTTGGTAAAATACATGAGCGTGGCAGAAAATATTTTTCTCGGACGGGAACCAAACAGTGCCGGAGTGATTGATTATCATAAAATGTATTCCGACACTTCCAGCTTGCTTCAACAATTAGGATTGAACATCAATCCGCAAAAACAGGTAGTGGAATTGGGTATTGGAGAACAACAATTAGTAGAGATTGCCAAAGCCATCAACAAAAAAGCACGCATCCTGATTTTGGATGAACCCACTACTGCCCTTTCAGAAAAAGAAACCTCAAAATTACTAGGCATCATCCGTGAGTTGAAAGCCAAAGGAGTCACCTGCGTCTATATTAGTCATAAGTTAGGTGAAGTACTTTCCATCGCGGATTGTGTCACCGTGATGCGTGATGGACAATACATCGCAACGAAGAAGGTTTCTGAAATTACTGAAAGAGAACTTGTATCCCAAATGGTCGGACGCGAGATTACTGACTTCTACCCCAAAAGAAATCTTCAAAGAGGAGAAGTGTTGATGTCGGTAAAAGACTTCTCTTTGTTCGATCCGGATATTCCAGATAAAAAGAAGATAGACCATGTCAGTTTTGATATTTATCGCGGAGAGATTTTAGGTATCGCGGGACTGATGGGGGCGGGAAGAACGGAACTGCTCACCGGTTTGTTTGGTGCCTGGAATGGAAAAAAATCTGGTGAAGTGATGCTCAAAGGAAAGGTGCATGATTTAACGGTTCCTCAAAAGGCTATTGAAAATTATATTGCCTTAGTCCCTGAGGACAGAAAACGGCATGGACTTTTAACAGAGTCATCTATCAACACCAATCTAAACCTGGCGAGCTTATTGGATGTGGCCTCCGGTGGTTTGGTAAGAGGTAGTAAAGCATCCAAAAGAAGCAAGGAAACAATTATTCAAGTCGGTATTAGGTGTAAAGATGCAGAGGTGGAAGTAAAAACGCTTTCCGGCGGTAATCAGCAGAAAGTGGTTTTGGGTAAATGGCTGCTCACCAATCCCGACATTTTATTTCTCGATGAGCCTACCCGTGGGGTAGATGTAGGCGCCAAAGCCGAAATCTATGAACTGATGAATCAAATGGTGTCAAAGGGAATGGCTGTGGTGATGGTTTCCTCCGACCTTCCCGAAGTCATTGGTATGAGTGACCGCGTTTTAGTACTGCATGAAGGAAAATTGGGCGCCGAATTTATAGGGAAGGCCATCTCTCAGGAGCAAATCATGATGGCGGCGACGGGGCAGAATTGA
- the xylF gene encoding D-xylose ABC transporter substrate-binding protein encodes MSDKTFKPLSVLFFALVTTILFSGCHGNAEKNNQPVIGLLLETLKEERWQKDRDYFVAAAEKLGAKVIVQSCNGSDETQIAQAENMITQGVDILVVVPHNTKIAATIVNNAHKNGVKVIGYDRIVNDCDLDLYISFDNEQVGELQAQYLAEHAPSGNYILIGGSPVDFNAKQVRKGQLKVLQALMDAGKIKIVADQWAMDWQPIEALKHTENALTKNNNDVVAVVTSNDGTAGGAIQALQEQKLAGKVWVSGQDADLAACQRVVAGTQSMTVYKPIQPLAQAAAEAALLLIQNKPVPNAKRTVNNGQIDVPSILLTPVTVDKSNLMETVIKDGYQKKEEVYKVAAN; translated from the coding sequence ATGTCTGATAAAACTTTCAAGCCCTTATCTGTTTTATTCTTTGCCTTAGTAACGACCATTCTGTTTTCAGGATGTCATGGCAATGCCGAAAAAAACAACCAGCCTGTTATTGGCTTGTTGCTCGAAACCCTGAAGGAAGAACGCTGGCAGAAAGACCGTGATTATTTTGTTGCCGCAGCAGAAAAACTGGGAGCGAAAGTGATAGTGCAAAGTTGCAATGGAAGCGACGAAACACAAATCGCTCAGGCAGAGAATATGATTACTCAAGGAGTAGATATCTTGGTAGTGGTGCCGCACAACACCAAAATCGCTGCTACGATTGTCAACAACGCTCATAAGAACGGTGTCAAAGTGATTGGGTATGATAGGATAGTCAACGATTGCGATTTGGATTTGTATATCTCTTTTGATAATGAGCAGGTGGGTGAGTTACAGGCGCAATATTTAGCGGAACATGCTCCTTCCGGAAATTATATTCTGATTGGAGGGTCACCTGTTGATTTTAATGCGAAGCAAGTCCGTAAAGGTCAATTGAAAGTTTTACAGGCTTTGATGGACGCTGGTAAAATCAAAATCGTTGCCGACCAATGGGCGATGGACTGGCAACCAATTGAAGCATTGAAACATACAGAGAATGCGCTGACCAAAAACAATAATGATGTAGTGGCGGTGGTCACTTCCAATGATGGAACCGCAGGCGGTGCCATACAAGCATTGCAGGAACAAAAACTGGCAGGAAAGGTTTGGGTGTCTGGACAAGATGCAGACTTGGCAGCTTGTCAGCGTGTGGTGGCAGGTACACAAAGCATGACCGTTTATAAACCTATTCAGCCCTTGGCTCAAGCCGCAGCAGAAGCAGCCCTCCTGCTGATTCAGAATAAACCGGTTCCGAATGCGAAAAGAACAGTCAACAATGGACAAATAGATGTCCCGAGTATTTTGCTCACCCCGGTTACCGTTGACAAATCAAACCTTATGGAAACAGTCATCAAGGATGGTTATCAGAAAAAAGAGGAGGTTTATAAAGTTGCAGCAAACTAA
- a CDS encoding carbohydrate kinase, translating to MYFLGYDIGSSSVKASLIEGANGKLIASAFSPQTEMRISGPKPGWAEQDPELWWEHVKAATAEILSQKTVNIEDIKAIGISYQMHGLVLVDKNQKALRAAIIWCDSRASEIGDKAFTEIGESKCFSHFLNSPGNFTASKLKWVKENEPEVYNRIYKFMLPGDYIAMKMSGEIQTTISGLSEGTLWDYKEQGIANLLLNHYGISESLIPEIVSTFSIQSTLSSTAAKELGLKVGTKITYRAGDQPNNAFSLNCLNPGELATTAGTSGVIYGVTDQTKYDERSRVNAFVHVNHAKEIPRYGVLMCVNGAGVLNSWLKQFLNISGEFSYGQMNILAGQAPVGVEGLLFYPFGNGAERILENKNPGALLQNFHFNTHSTSHLLRAAQEGIVFALNYGLEIMKGMDVKAKVIRAGEANMFHSPVFCEAFSSLTGTIIELYNTDGSQGAARGAGIGFGFYKSFSEAFNNLNKTRTVEPDKHLATKYQDTYANWLKHLNKILSQQS from the coding sequence ATGTACTTCCTCGGCTATGATATCGGCAGTTCTTCTGTAAAAGCATCTTTGATAGAAGGTGCTAACGGCAAGTTAATTGCTTCTGCTTTCTCACCGCAGACGGAAATGAGAATATCAGGCCCTAAACCCGGTTGGGCTGAGCAGGATCCGGAATTGTGGTGGGAGCATGTCAAAGCGGCAACCGCAGAGATTCTTTCCCAAAAGACTGTGAATATAGAAGACATCAAGGCCATCGGCATCTCTTATCAAATGCACGGATTAGTTTTGGTGGACAAAAATCAGAAAGCGCTCCGTGCCGCTATCATCTGGTGCGACAGCCGTGCCAGCGAAATTGGTGATAAGGCTTTTACTGAAATTGGCGAGAGCAAATGTTTCTCCCACTTCCTCAACTCACCCGGCAATTTCACGGCCTCTAAATTAAAATGGGTAAAGGAAAATGAACCTGAAGTTTACAACCGCATTTACAAATTCATGCTGCCCGGTGATTACATTGCCATGAAAATGTCGGGTGAGATTCAGACTACCATCAGCGGACTTTCAGAAGGAACCTTGTGGGATTATAAAGAACAGGGCATTGCGAACTTGTTGCTGAATCATTATGGTATTTCTGAAAGTTTAATCCCTGAAATAGTTTCCACCTTTTCTATTCAATCAACACTCTCTTCAACCGCCGCCAAAGAATTAGGATTGAAGGTCGGCACCAAAATCACTTATCGTGCGGGTGACCAGCCAAACAACGCCTTCTCTCTGAACTGCCTGAATCCAGGCGAGTTGGCTACCACGGCAGGAACATCCGGTGTGATTTACGGCGTGACCGACCAAACAAAATATGATGAGCGTTCCAGAGTGAATGCCTTTGTTCATGTCAACCATGCCAAAGAAATCCCCCGCTATGGAGTGTTGATGTGTGTCAACGGCGCTGGTGTGCTGAATAGCTGGCTCAAACAGTTTCTCAATATCAGCGGAGAATTTTCCTACGGGCAAATGAATATACTAGCTGGACAGGCTCCAGTTGGTGTTGAAGGGCTGCTCTTTTATCCTTTCGGCAATGGAGCAGAAAGAATTTTGGAGAATAAAAATCCCGGCGCCTTGCTTCAAAACTTTCATTTCAATACTCACAGCACTTCACACCTTCTTAGGGCGGCACAGGAAGGAATTGTCTTTGCCCTGAATTATGGTTTGGAAATTATGAAAGGCATGGATGTGAAAGCAAAAGTGATTCGGGCTGGAGAAGCCAATATGTTTCACAGTCCGGTTTTCTGCGAAGCATTTTCTTCGTTGACCGGAACGATCATTGAATTGTATAATACTGACGGCTCGCAAGGCGCGGCAAGAGGTGCCGGAATTGGATTCGGCTTTTACAAAAGCTTTAGCGAAGCATTTAATAACCTGAACAAAACCCGCACTGTTGAGCCAGATAAACATTTAGCAACAAAATATCAGGATACTTATGCCAACTGGCTAAAACATTTAAACAAAATCTTATCCCAACAATCATAA
- the xylA gene encoding xylose isomerase: MTNILTGSQEFFSTIKSIAYEGKESANPLAFRYYNERQIVGRKSMKEHLRFAVAYWHTLCGTGADPFGPGTRNYPWLQCSNPMQAAKDKMDAAFEFITKMGIPFYCFHDFDIAPEGNTIAESEKNLKEMVAYAKQKQKDSGVKLLWGTANLFSHPRYMNGAATNPDFAVVTYAAAQVKAALEATVELGGENYVFWGGREGYSSLLNTNMKREREHLARFLTMARDYGRKIGFKGTFLIEPKPMEPSKHQYDFDAATVIGFLREFDLLHDFKLNIEVNHATLALHSFAHELQVAADANMLGSMDANRGDYQNGWDTDQFPNNIYEATEAMLIILESGGFATGGINFDAKVRRNSTDLEDIFYAHIGGMDIFARALLIAHEILEKSDYKKNRRERYASFDTDTGFQFSKGKLSLEQLRDLAIQSGEPKQISGKQELMENLINRYI; the protein is encoded by the coding sequence ATGACAAACATCCTCACCGGCAGCCAAGAATTTTTCTCCACCATAAAAAGCATTGCTTATGAAGGCAAAGAATCTGCCAATCCGCTTGCCTTTCGTTATTACAACGAAAGGCAAATAGTCGGACGCAAGAGCATGAAAGAGCATCTTCGTTTTGCAGTGGCTTACTGGCATACACTCTGCGGTACCGGTGCGGACCCTTTCGGTCCGGGCACCAGAAATTATCCTTGGTTGCAGTGCAGCAATCCCATGCAGGCTGCTAAAGACAAGATGGACGCGGCCTTTGAGTTCATCACCAAAATGGGTATTCCTTTTTATTGCTTTCATGATTTCGACATCGCGCCTGAAGGAAATACCATCGCCGAATCTGAAAAGAATTTGAAAGAGATGGTGGCTTATGCCAAACAGAAACAAAAAGATTCGGGTGTTAAGTTGTTGTGGGGCACAGCAAATCTATTTTCTCATCCACGCTATATGAATGGCGCGGCCACCAATCCTGATTTTGCAGTTGTTACTTATGCTGCGGCCCAAGTCAAAGCCGCATTGGAAGCGACCGTTGAACTGGGCGGCGAGAATTATGTTTTCTGGGGCGGGCGTGAAGGATATTCTTCGCTGCTCAACACCAATATGAAACGTGAGCGCGAACATCTGGCGAGGTTCTTAACGATGGCCCGTGACTACGGAAGAAAAATTGGTTTCAAAGGAACTTTCCTGATTGAACCAAAACCGATGGAGCCTTCCAAGCATCAATACGATTTTGATGCAGCTACGGTGATTGGGTTTTTGCGAGAGTTTGATTTGCTCCATGATTTTAAACTGAACATTGAGGTGAATCACGCTACGCTGGCGCTTCATTCCTTCGCCCACGAATTGCAGGTCGCTGCCGATGCCAACATGCTCGGCAGCATGGATGCTAACCGCGGCGATTATCAAAACGGATGGGACACCGACCAGTTTCCCAACAATATTTATGAAGCCACCGAGGCCATGCTCATCATTCTGGAGTCCGGCGGATTCGCCACCGGTGGCATCAACTTCGATGCAAAGGTGCGGAGGAACTCAACAGATTTGGAAGACATTTTCTACGCCCACATTGGCGGCATGGATATTTTTGCTCGGGCACTTTTAATCGCTCATGAGATTCTCGAAAAGTCGGACTACAAAAAAAATCGACGCGAACGGTACGCCTCTTTTGATACCGATACCGGTTTCCAATTTTCAAAAGGGAAATTATCGCTTGAGCAGCTTCGCGACCTTGCTATTCAAAGTGGAGAGCCGAAACAAATTAGTGGTAAACAGGAATTGATGGAGAACCTGATTAACCGTTATATCTAA
- a CDS encoding c-type cytochrome codes for MLNDDELRGLYIFNTEKGDCFHCHSLGLFTDGQFHNIGIDSVFSGVNLGRYNVTGEDGDIGKFKTPSLKNIALTGPYMHDGRFKTLEEVIEFYNSQVRKSPSLDPIMSKPSFKYGLQLTQQDKNDLLAFLKALTDSAFIHNPALAAP; via the coding sequence ATGCTGAACGATGATGAACTGAGAGGGCTATATATTTTCAATACTGAAAAAGGCGACTGCTTTCATTGTCATTCGCTGGGCTTGTTTACCGATGGGCAGTTTCATAATATTGGAATAGACTCCGTATTTTCTGGAGTGAATCTGGGAAGATATAATGTTACAGGGGAGGATGGCGATATAGGAAAATTCAAAACACCAAGTCTTAAAAACATTGCCTTAACCGGCCCATATATGCACGATGGAAGATTTAAAACTCTGGAGGAGGTAATTGAATTTTACAACTCGCAGGTCCGAAAATCACCTAGCCTGGACCCAATTATGAGCAAGCCTAGTTTCAAATATGGGCTGCAATTGACCCAACAGGATAAAAACGATTTACTTGCTTTTTTGAAGGCATTGACCGACTCTGCTTTTATCCATAACCCAGCCTTAGCTGCCCCCTGA
- a CDS encoding cytochrome-c peroxidase: MSTIRIYIFSLLLLGLTFAVSCNKEPTPPTDLHPVSLTYPKYIPPPNLSADNPLTEEGIALGRKLYYDPILSNNGKSCSSCHPQQSGFTDSIFNALPHVNLAWNKYFLWNGKVKGSLEDIMDFEVREFFSTDVSKLNAEPTYPDLFRKVFNAKTIKEEHIIKALSQFMATHVSMDSKVDKYLKRNGC; the protein is encoded by the coding sequence ATGAGCACTATTCGGATTTATATTTTTTCACTGTTGCTTTTAGGGTTAACCTTTGCTGTTTCATGCAATAAAGAACCCACGCCACCTACCGACCTTCATCCGGTAAGTCTCACTTATCCCAAATATATTCCGCCACCAAACCTTTCAGCCGACAACCCGCTGACTGAAGAGGGCATTGCCCTTGGACGAAAATTATATTACGATCCAATACTTTCAAATAATGGAAAATCTTGCTCCAGTTGCCACCCGCAACAAAGCGGGTTTACTGATTCTATATTCAATGCTTTACCACACGTTAACTTGGCATGGAACAAATATTTTCTTTGGAATGGAAAGGTAAAGGGTTCTCTTGAAGACATCATGGATTTTGAGGTTAGAGAGTTCTTCAGCACGGATGTTTCAAAGCTTAATGCAGAGCCCACTTATCCTGACCTGTTTAGGAAGGTGTTCAATGCGAAGACCATTAAGGAAGAGCATATAATTAAAGCATTATCACAATTCATGGCTACGCATGTCAGCATGGATTCAAAAGTTGATAAGTACTTGAAAAGGAATGGATGCTGA
- a CDS encoding flippase, with translation MRRKFATNLLFLFAANLLVKPFWIFGIDRVVQNKVGPELYGTYFAVFNFSFILSIFLDFGINNFNNRAISRHPKRAGEYLMNLLAVKSVLSIAYFIFTLLTAFFAGFDHEQMVMLIFLAINQILLSAILYFRSQLAALQLFKTDSLLSTLDRLLTILFCLTLLYHPFFSENFNILWFIYAQTLALLLTAIIAFVLVVNKSGFIFSWWKIKFTQMILWKSLPFALLALLMGIYYRIDAVMIERMLPDGALQAGIYAASFRLLDAVNMFGFLFATLLLPMFAHMIRRNESVKNLVKFSAELIFVMSVIVSVNCWFFRSEIMSLLYHQTDGYWSKIFGWLMLNFIPMSSIYIFGTLLTAKGSLKTLNFIALGGMVMNVVLNLFLIPKHGAFGATIATLITQLVVALAHIIAVNKQFRLDYPVSNLWRPTLFVLGCWLILMLINYLPVANRMYLFFLAISACTALSALLRLLPVKEAWGFVQNKNFQER, from the coding sequence ATGCGCAGGAAGTTCGCCACCAACCTCTTATTTCTCTTTGCCGCCAATCTTTTGGTAAAGCCTTTCTGGATATTCGGCATAGACCGAGTGGTACAGAATAAAGTCGGACCCGAACTATACGGCACCTACTTCGCCGTCTTCAACTTCAGTTTCATCCTGAGCATTTTCCTTGATTTCGGCATCAACAACTTTAACAATCGAGCTATTTCCCGTCATCCAAAACGCGCCGGAGAATACTTGATGAACCTGCTCGCCGTGAAATCTGTTTTGAGCATTGCCTACTTTATTTTCACCTTGCTCACTGCCTTTTTCGCCGGTTTTGACCACGAACAAATGGTCATGCTCATTTTCCTCGCAATCAATCAAATCTTGCTTTCGGCTATATTATACTTCCGCTCTCAACTTGCCGCGCTTCAACTGTTCAAAACAGATTCCCTCCTTTCTACCCTCGATCGCCTGTTGACCATTCTGTTTTGTTTAACGCTGCTGTATCATCCGTTCTTCAGCGAAAATTTCAATATCCTCTGGTTCATTTATGCGCAAACGCTGGCACTGTTGCTCACCGCTATTATCGCTTTTGTCCTTGTGGTTAATAAATCAGGATTCATATTCAGTTGGTGGAAAATAAAATTCACCCAGATGATATTATGGAAGTCTCTGCCCTTTGCCTTGTTGGCTTTGCTGATGGGTATTTATTACCGCATTGATGCCGTGATGATTGAGCGGATGCTACCCGACGGGGCACTTCAAGCGGGTATTTATGCAGCTTCGTTTCGTTTGCTTGATGCAGTGAATATGTTCGGCTTTCTTTTTGCCACGTTGCTGCTCCCCATGTTTGCCCACATGATTCGACGAAATGAAAGCGTAAAAAACCTGGTCAAGTTTAGTGCCGAACTTATTTTCGTGATGTCAGTAATCGTGTCGGTGAACTGTTGGTTTTTCCGTTCCGAAATCATGAGTCTGTTGTATCATCAAACCGACGGATATTGGTCGAAAATATTCGGCTGGCTGATGCTGAACTTCATTCCTATGAGCAGCATCTATATTTTTGGCACCTTACTCACCGCCAAAGGAAGTTTGAAAACGCTGAACTTCATTGCTCTTGGAGGTATGGTAATGAACGTGGTGCTCAACCTATTCCTAATTCCAAAGCATGGCGCCTTTGGAGCCACCATAGCGACTTTGATTACTCAACTTGTTGTTGCGTTGGCACATATTATAGCGGTAAACAAACAGTTTAGACTTGATTATCCTGTCAGCAACCTCTGGCGACCTACTTTATTTGTATTGGGCTGTTGGCTCATTTTAATGTTGATCAATTACTTGCCTGTCGCGAATCGTATGTATCTATTTTTTCTCGCCATTTCTGCTTGCACTGCTTTATCTGCACTGCTGCGATTGCTGCCTGTGAAAGAGGCTTGGGGATTTGTACAGAATAAGAACTTTCAGGAACGATAA
- a CDS encoding AAA family ATPase — protein sequence MYKSDVEALDAFAAKYKELKSEVAKVIVGQDGVVREILISVFSDGHSLLIGVPGLAKTLMVHTIADVLDLSFNRIQFTPDLMPSDIVGSEILEENRTFRFNRGPVFANIILADEINRTPPKTQSALLEAMQERSVTISGKKHSLDLPFFVLATQNQLIRRIPIADNVMQYAVKLASSTRPNREGSPTSVNNYISWGAGPRASQYLVLGAKTHAAIHGKYSPDIEDVKAVALPILRHRVFKNYKAEAEGLSIDKIIGGLL from the coding sequence ATGTATAAATCTGACGTAGAAGCGCTCGATGCCTTTGCTGCAAAATATAAGGAGTTGAAAAGTGAGGTGGCGAAGGTCATTGTAGGTCAGGATGGGGTGGTTCGGGAGATTTTGATTTCGGTTTTTTCGGATGGACATAGTCTGTTGATTGGAGTGCCGGGTCTGGCGAAGACGTTGATGGTTCATACGATTGCGGATGTGTTGGATTTGAGTTTTAACCGGATTCAGTTTACGCCCGATTTGATGCCGAGCGATATTGTGGGTTCGGAAATCTTGGAGGAGAACCGCACGTTTCGGTTTAACCGAGGGCCGGTGTTTGCTAATATTATTTTGGCGGATGAAATCAATCGTACGCCGCCCAAAACGCAGTCGGCTTTGCTGGAGGCGATGCAGGAAAGAAGTGTGACGATTAGCGGCAAGAAGCATAGTTTGGATTTGCCGTTTTTTGTATTGGCTACGCAAAATCAATTGATTCGGCGCATTCCGATTGCAGACAATGTGATGCAGTATGCGGTGAAGTTGGCCAGCAGCACCCGCCCGAATCGGGAAGGGTCGCCGACGTCGGTCAATAATTATATCAGTTGGGGTGCGGGCCCAAGGGCTTCGCAATATTTGGTGCTTGGCGCCAAAACTCATGCGGCGATTCATGGAAAGTATTCGCCGGACATTGAAGATGTGAAGGCGGTGGCCTTGCCTATTTTGCGCCATCGGGTGTTTAAAAATTATAAAGCAGAAGCAGAGGGTTTAAGTATTGATAAAATCATCGGCGGTTTGTTGTAA
- a CDS encoding type II toxin-antitoxin system HicA family toxin: MKAREVLKTLEKDGWEVVRQKGSHRQLKHPVKSGLVTLAFHQLSDDIAVGTLNSIWKQAQISQK, from the coding sequence ATGAAGGCGCGTGAGGTTTTGAAAACACTTGAAAAAGATGGTTGGGAAGTCGTTAGGCAGAAAGGAAGCCATCGCCAATTAAAACATCCGGTTAAATCAGGCTTGGTAACGCTTGCATTTCATCAACTTTCTGACGATATTGCAGTAGGAACTTTAAATAGTATTTGGAAACAAGCTCAAATCAGCCAAAAATGA
- a CDS encoding type II toxin-antitoxin system HicB family antitoxin codes for MKKYLIVTEKTKTGYSAYSPDIPGVAATGKTVKMVAKNIYEAIRFHLEGMKLEKESLPKATSDASYFVFE; via the coding sequence ATGAAAAAGTATTTAATTGTAACAGAGAAAACAAAAACCGGCTATTCGGCCTATTCTCCCGATATTCCTGGTGTAGCTGCTACTGGCAAGACAGTGAAGATGGTGGCAAAGAATATTTATGAGGCTATCCGTTTTCATTTAGAAGGTATGAAACTGGAAAAAGAAAGTTTGCCCAAAGCAACTTCTGATGCCAGTTATTTTGTTTTTGAGTAA